Proteins co-encoded in one Armatimonadota bacterium genomic window:
- a CDS encoding prepilin-type N-terminal cleavage/methylation domain-containing protein, protein MTYLIARRGFTLIELLVVIAIIAILAAMLFPVFAKARDKARQASCSSNLRQITMGFLMYAQDYDESLPNYNDEDLWATWSTYNMIAPYTKNPHVYQCPSASLDYVHSFVSVATSSYIYCYALYNSASAINSGQVFAYPKVTPTLAMVTHPSQKILLWELTDAHDGHNNKPLCRRHFSFVDGHMKFLDTRNLAPRAQVVRYDPNWTWDAAAGIDFP, encoded by the coding sequence GTGACCTACCTTATCGCTCGTCGCGGCTTCACGCTCATTGAGTTGCTGGTCGTGATCGCTATCATCGCCATACTGGCGGCGATGCTCTTCCCCGTTTTCGCGAAAGCTCGTGACAAAGCCAGGCAGGCCAGTTGCAGCAGCAATCTGCGGCAGATCACCATGGGCTTCCTGATGTACGCCCAGGACTACGACGAGTCTCTGCCCAACTACAACGATGAGGACCTCTGGGCGACCTGGAGTACGTACAATATGATCGCACCATACACGAAAAACCCCCATGTGTACCAGTGCCCAAGCGCTAGCCTGGACTACGTGCATTCCTTCGTCAGTGTGGCCACCAGTTCGTACATCTACTGTTACGCGCTCTACAACAGTGCTTCGGCAATCAACAGCGGGCAGGTGTTCGCCTACCCGAAGGTCACGCCGACGCTGGCGATGGTCACGCATCCGTCGCAGAAGATTCTCCTGTGGGAGCTGACGGACGCGCATGACGGGCATAACAACAAGCCTCTGTGCCGCCGGCACTTCTCCTTCGTGGATGGCCACATGAAGTTCCTGGACACCCGGAACCTCGCACCGCGAGCCCAGGTAGTTCGCTATGATCCGAACTGGACCTGGGACGCCGCGGCAGGCATCGATTTCCCGTAG